One window of Chryseobacterium indologenes genomic DNA carries:
- a CDS encoding urease accessory protein UreD has translation MDSRLNIIAGFKGGESYVKDLYVSLPFRVVSVGQRKSDKKLYQMVMSSSPGILDGDHYHLDIALEKGAALQLQSQSYQRLFNMKDKALQELNVSMEEETSFAYVPHPIVPHEDSNFKSKANIHIGNNSQIIISEIITCGRKHYGEVFKLKRFQNVMEIYHNNKLVVKDNVLIQPDMIPISSIGNLEQYTHQGTLIFYSTKENVDKNGLIEEIIEAAAQHHEQMEVGVSAMDDDGFVVRALGHGGELMYNFFLHIQEILWSLE, from the coding sequence ATGGACAGTCGTTTAAATATAATTGCAGGATTCAAGGGAGGAGAATCCTATGTGAAAGATCTTTATGTCTCACTTCCTTTCAGAGTAGTTTCTGTAGGACAGCGGAAAAGTGACAAAAAGCTCTATCAGATGGTGATGAGCTCCTCTCCGGGGATTCTGGACGGAGACCATTATCATCTGGATATTGCTCTTGAAAAAGGGGCTGCTCTTCAACTGCAGTCGCAATCCTATCAGAGGCTTTTCAACATGAAAGATAAAGCACTTCAGGAACTTAATGTTTCCATGGAAGAAGAAACGTCTTTTGCTTACGTTCCTCATCCTATAGTTCCGCATGAAGATTCCAATTTTAAGAGTAAAGCGAATATTCATATCGGGAACAACAGTCAGATTATCATTAGTGAGATCATCACCTGCGGAAGAAAACATTATGGAGAAGTTTTTAAACTGAAGCGTTTTCAGAATGTAATGGAAATTTACCATAACAATAAGCTGGTAGTAAAAGACAATGTTCTCATTCAACCTGATATGATCCCGATCAGCAGCATCGGAAATCTGGAACAGTATACCCACCAGGGAACCCTGATCTTCTATAGTACGAAGGAAAATGTAGATAAAAACGGATTGATTGAAGAGATTATTGAAGCCGCAGCACAGCATCATGAACAAATGGAAGTAGGGGTTTCTGCAATGGATGACGATGGTTTTGTAGTAAGAGCTTTGGGACATGGAGGAGAATTGATGTACAATTTCTTCCTGCATATTCAGGAAATTCTCTGGTCGTTGGAGTAA
- the ureG gene encoding urease accessory protein UreG: protein MENRKYIKVGVAGPVGSGKTALLERLSRKLFGTYDLGVITNDIYTKEDAEFMAKNSLLPHDRIIGVETGGCPHTAIREDASMNLEAVDELAARFPEIELVLIESGGDNLSATFSPDLADVTIFIIDVAEGEKIPRKGGPGITRSDLLIINKIDLAPYVGASLEVMENDARRMRKGNPFVFTNLKTDEGLDKVIGWIKKYALLEEIEEPNLVR, encoded by the coding sequence ATGGAAAACAGAAAATATATAAAAGTAGGAGTTGCAGGGCCTGTAGGTTCAGGAAAAACTGCATTACTGGAACGTTTAAGCAGAAAATTATTCGGGACTTATGACCTTGGAGTCATCACGAATGATATTTATACCAAAGAAGATGCTGAATTTATGGCTAAAAATAGCCTTCTTCCCCACGACAGAATTATTGGAGTAGAAACAGGAGGATGTCCTCATACTGCCATCCGCGAAGATGCAAGTATGAACCTTGAAGCCGTAGATGAATTGGCAGCACGTTTCCCGGAGATCGAACTGGTTCTTATCGAAAGTGGAGGAGATAACCTTTCAGCGACGTTCAGTCCGGACCTTGCAGACGTTACTATTTTCATCATCGACGTGGCAGAAGGAGAAAAAATTCCTAGAAAAGGAGGGCCTGGTATTACAAGGTCAGACTTACTGATCATCAATAAAATTGACCTTGCCCCTTACGTAGGAGCCAGCCTTGAGGTAATGGAAAATGATGCCAGAAGAATGAGAAAAGGAAATCCTTTTGTATTCACAAACCTTAAAACAGATGAAGGACTGGACAAAGTAATAGGTTGGATTAAAAAATATGCTCTTCTGGAAGAAATTGAAGAACCGAACTTAGTAAGATAA
- a CDS encoding urease accessory protein UreF translates to MNNSNINFLSGLLHLADPTLPIGGYTHSNGLETYVQERIVHNLATAKEFVQNMLQYNLKFNDGAFVKLAYEAAEKGDLQELLLLDNECNAIKCPKEIRQASQKLGIRLIKIFKRRDRFPFMEAFEKAVQHKEANSHYCIVFGVYAYLMKIPLYEALLGFYYTSVAGMITNAVKLVPLGQLDGQDILFSLYPVMEKTALETIELDRDMVGLCNTAFDIRCMQHERLYSRLYMS, encoded by the coding sequence ATGAATAATAGCAACATAAACTTCCTGTCAGGACTGCTTCATCTTGCAGATCCTACACTTCCCATCGGGGGCTATACCCATTCCAACGGACTTGAAACCTACGTACAGGAAAGGATTGTACATAATCTAGCCACCGCCAAAGAATTTGTACAGAATATGCTTCAGTACAACCTTAAATTCAATGATGGAGCTTTTGTAAAACTGGCTTATGAAGCAGCTGAAAAAGGAGATTTACAGGAATTGTTACTTCTGGATAATGAGTGCAACGCTATAAAATGCCCGAAAGAAATCCGTCAGGCCAGTCAGAAACTGGGGATCAGGCTGATCAAAATCTTTAAAAGAAGAGACCGTTTCCCTTTTATGGAAGCGTTTGAAAAAGCAGTGCAGCATAAAGAAGCCAATTCCCATTACTGTATTGTGTTTGGAGTTTATGCTTACCTGATGAAAATTCCTTTATACGAAGCTCTTTTAGGATTCTATTACACCTCCGTTGCGGGAATGATTACCAATGCGGTAAAACTTGTTCCTCTTGGACAGTTGGACGGACAAGATATTCTATTCTCATTATATCCTGTAATGGAAAAAACAGCTTTAGAAACAATAGAACTGGACAGAGATATGGTAGGACTTTGTAATACCGCTTTCGATATCAGATGTATGCAGCACGAGAGATTGTATTCAAGACTTTATATGTCTTAA
- the ureE gene encoding urease accessory protein UreE, translating into MIINQIIGNLSENPTGKTIDYLDLEWFETTKRIQRKKTRQGIDVAIKFLREGQRLREGDILFEDAEKIIVVNVLETEAIVMSPTSLLEMGTVCYEIGNKHIPLFIQNDQVLLPFEMPMFRWLEASGFKPEKQSVKLLNLLKSNVEPHGHGSLGSTIFTKILKMAAPKDE; encoded by the coding sequence ATGATAATTAATCAAATCATAGGCAATCTCTCAGAAAATCCTACAGGGAAAACCATAGATTATCTTGATCTGGAATGGTTTGAAACTACCAAAAGAATCCAGCGTAAAAAAACCAGACAGGGAATTGATGTAGCTATCAAATTTCTCAGAGAAGGCCAACGCTTACGTGAAGGAGATATTCTTTTTGAGGATGCAGAAAAAATAATCGTGGTCAATGTTTTGGAAACAGAGGCTATCGTAATGTCACCCACATCATTGTTGGAGATGGGTACCGTATGTTATGAGATCGGAAACAAACATATTCCGCTTTTCATTCAGAATGATCAAGTTTTGCTTCCTTTTGAAATGCCAATGTTCAGATGGCTGGAAGCAAGCGGATTCAAACCGGAGAAACAATCTGTGAAGTTGTTGAATCTTCTTAAATCTAATGTAGAACCTCACGGGCACGGAAGTCTGGGATCAACAATCTTTACAAAAATCTTAAAAATGGCCGCCCCGAAAGATGAATAA
- the ureC gene encoding urease subunit alpha — protein MSLHVDRKQYANILGPTAGDKIRLGDTEIIIEIEKDFTHYGDEAVFGGGKTVRDGMGQNVTAKRDEGVLDLCITGAVIIDHWGIVKGDIGIKDGKIVGIGKAGNPDTMDGVSPNMIIGASTEVHGGKGYIVTAGGIDTHIHYICPQQIETSLYSGITTMIGGGTGPNDGTNATTVTPGKFNMQKMLEAAEEYPMNLGFFGKGNCSAEEPIEEQVEAGALGVKIHEDWGATPATIDAALKVADKYDVQVAIHTDTLNEGGFLEDTMRAINGRVIHTFHTEGAGGGHAPDIIKAAMYPNVLPASTNPTRPYTVNTIDEHLDMLMVCHHLSKNIPEDVAFADSRIRPETIAAEDILHDMGVFSIMSSDSQAMGRPGEVITRTWQTASKMKEQRGDLAEDKDSGNDNYRAKRYVAKYTINPAIAHGISEYVGSLEEGKLADLVIWKPALFGVKPEMIVKGGFVIAAKMGDPNASIPTPQPIIYRNMFGAHGKAKFGTCANFVSQISIDNGTIASYKLEKMILPVKNCRNISKKDLIHNDKTPLIEVNPENYKVTVDGEYITCEPAETLPLTQLYYLF, from the coding sequence ATGAGCTTACACGTAGACAGAAAACAATACGCCAATATATTAGGTCCTACAGCCGGAGATAAAATCAGACTGGGAGACACCGAAATTATTATTGAAATTGAAAAAGATTTCACGCATTATGGAGACGAAGCCGTTTTCGGAGGGGGAAAAACCGTACGTGACGGGATGGGGCAAAATGTTACCGCTAAAAGAGACGAAGGTGTTTTAGACCTTTGTATCACCGGAGCTGTTATCATTGACCACTGGGGAATTGTAAAAGGAGATATCGGAATTAAAGATGGGAAAATTGTAGGAATCGGAAAAGCTGGAAATCCTGATACGATGGATGGTGTATCTCCTAATATGATCATCGGGGCATCAACTGAAGTTCACGGTGGAAAAGGATATATCGTAACAGCCGGAGGTATTGATACTCACATTCATTACATCTGTCCTCAACAGATCGAAACTTCTTTATACAGTGGAATTACTACTATGATTGGCGGAGGAACAGGTCCAAACGACGGAACCAACGCAACAACAGTAACTCCGGGAAAATTCAATATGCAGAAAATGCTCGAAGCGGCAGAAGAATATCCTATGAACCTTGGTTTCTTCGGAAAAGGGAACTGTTCAGCAGAAGAACCTATCGAAGAACAGGTGGAAGCCGGAGCTTTAGGAGTAAAAATCCATGAAGACTGGGGAGCAACTCCTGCGACGATTGATGCTGCATTGAAAGTAGCTGATAAATATGACGTTCAGGTTGCCATCCACACCGATACTCTGAATGAAGGAGGATTTCTTGAAGATACAATGAGAGCGATCAACGGAAGAGTAATCCACACCTTCCACACAGAAGGAGCTGGTGGAGGTCACGCACCGGACATTATCAAAGCAGCTATGTATCCAAATGTATTGCCAGCTTCTACAAACCCTACGCGCCCTTACACTGTAAATACAATCGATGAGCATTTAGATATGCTGATGGTTTGTCACCACCTGAGTAAAAACATTCCTGAAGATGTGGCGTTTGCAGATTCCCGTATCCGTCCTGAAACTATTGCTGCAGAAGATATCCTTCATGATATGGGAGTTTTTAGTATCATGAGTTCAGATTCTCAGGCGATGGGAAGACCGGGAGAAGTGATCACAAGAACATGGCAGACAGCAAGCAAAATGAAGGAGCAGAGAGGTGATCTTGCTGAAGATAAAGACAGTGGAAACGATAACTACCGTGCAAAAAGATATGTAGCAAAATATACCATCAATCCAGCTATAGCCCATGGTATTTCAGAATATGTGGGATCTCTTGAAGAAGGAAAATTGGCAGATTTGGTGATCTGGAAACCTGCATTATTCGGGGTAAAACCGGAAATGATTGTAAAAGGAGGATTTGTAATTGCTGCTAAAATGGGAGATCCAAATGCATCCATTCCAACACCTCAACCGATTATTTACAGAAATATGTTCGGAGCCCACGGAAAAGCTAAGTTCGGGACTTGTGCCAACTTCGTTTCCCAGATCTCTATTGATAACGGAACAATTGCTTCTTACAAGCTGGAAAAAATGATTCTTCCGGTGAAAAACTGTAGAAATATTTCAAAAAAAGACCTTATCCATAATGATAAGACACCTTTAATTGAAGTGAATCCTGAAAACTATAAAGTAACGGTAGATGGAGAATACATCACTTGTGAACCTGCGGAAACACTTCCTTTAACACAGTTGTATTACTTGTTCTAA
- the ureB gene encoding urease subunit beta codes for MIPGEIFVKEGTIICNEGRETVKIKVTNTGDRPIQVGSHFHFFEVNKAMSFDREKAFGKRLNIVASTAVRFEPGEEKEVELVEIGGTKKAMGFNNLVDGQVDSEEQKRASLAKVEELNFKNH; via the coding sequence ATGATACCAGGAGAAATTTTCGTAAAAGAAGGTACAATTATCTGCAATGAAGGCAGAGAAACCGTAAAAATAAAAGTAACCAATACAGGAGACCGCCCTATTCAGGTAGGTTCACACTTCCACTTTTTTGAAGTTAATAAAGCGATGAGCTTTGACCGTGAAAAAGCTTTCGGAAAGAGACTGAATATTGTAGCGAGCACTGCAGTACGTTTTGAACCGGGAGAAGAAAAAGAAGTGGAATTGGTAGAAATAGGAGGAACCAAAAAAGCAATGGGCTTCAATAATCTTGTGGACGGACAGGTAGATTCCGAAGAACAGAAAAGAGCGAGCCTTGCAAAAGTTGAAGAATTAAACTTTAAAAATCACTAA
- the ureA gene encoding urease subunit gamma, which produces MHLTPRETEKLMLFLAGELALKRKARGLKLNYPESIALISHFLLEGARDGKKVAELMQEGANLLTKEDVMPGVSEMIHDVQIEATFPDGTKLVTVHNPIR; this is translated from the coding sequence ATGCACTTAACACCGAGAGAAACGGAGAAGCTTATGCTATTTCTGGCAGGCGAACTCGCTCTGAAAAGAAAAGCAAGAGGCCTTAAATTAAACTATCCTGAATCAATAGCACTGATCAGCCACTTTTTGCTTGAAGGAGCAAGAGATGGTAAAAAAGTAGCTGAACTGATGCAGGAAGGCGCTAATCTTCTTACCAAAGAGGATGTAATGCCTGGCGTATCAGAAATGATCCACGATGTTCAGATTGAAGCCACTTTCCCGGATGGGACTAAGCTGGTAACCGTACACAACCCAATTCGCTAA
- the pruA gene encoding L-glutamate gamma-semialdehyde dehydrogenase, with protein MSKAISQVPLAVNEPVNSYEPGSPEVKSLIDTYKKMWAEKVEIPMIINGKEVKTDTKVQLQSPQDHAHDFGFYYQGGMQHVDDAINAALAAKQEWNELGWEQRAAIFLKAADLLAGPYRDVINAATMIGQSKNVHQAEIDAACEFIDFLRFNVEFMTEMYAEQPVSDNGIWNRVEYRPLEGFCFAVTPFNFTAISGNLPTCMAMLGNVVVWKPSDKQVYSAKVIMDVLTEAGLPAGVINMIFTDGKETAEKVLAHRDFAGLHFTGSTKVFQGMWKMIGDNIHNYRTYPRIVGETGGKDFVIAHPSANVEAVATALVRGAFEYQGQKCSAASRAYVPKSLWADVKKVMETQMNSIKVGSPEDTSNFVNAVIDKNSFEKCKGYIDRANASGEATVAIGGKYDDSKGWFVHPTVIETTNPHYESMVEEIFGPILSIYVYEDQNWKETLKLVDSTSPYSLTGSVFSQDRYAINEAYKALENASGNFYINDKPTGAVVGQQPFGGGRASGTNDKAGSKMNLLRWVSVRSVKETFVSPKNYKYPYLG; from the coding sequence ATGTCAAAAGCAATTTCGCAAGTACCATTAGCGGTAAATGAGCCCGTAAATTCTTATGAGCCGGGGTCTCCGGAGGTTAAAAGCCTTATCGACACTTATAAAAAAATGTGGGCAGAGAAGGTAGAAATCCCAATGATCATCAATGGAAAAGAAGTGAAAACTGATACAAAAGTACAGCTTCAGTCTCCACAGGATCATGCTCATGACTTCGGATTTTACTACCAGGGTGGTATGCAGCATGTGGATGACGCTATCAACGCGGCATTGGCAGCTAAACAGGAATGGAATGAACTAGGCTGGGAACAGCGTGCAGCAATTTTCTTAAAGGCAGCTGATCTTTTGGCTGGTCCTTACAGAGATGTAATTAATGCTGCTACAATGATTGGACAGTCTAAAAATGTACACCAGGCTGAAATTGATGCAGCTTGTGAGTTCATCGACTTCTTAAGATTCAATGTAGAGTTCATGACAGAAATGTATGCTGAGCAGCCGGTTTCTGACAATGGAATCTGGAACCGTGTTGAGTACAGACCATTAGAAGGATTCTGTTTTGCAGTAACTCCGTTCAACTTTACAGCGATTTCCGGAAACCTTCCTACTTGTATGGCAATGCTAGGAAACGTTGTCGTTTGGAAGCCTTCTGACAAGCAGGTATATTCTGCAAAAGTAATCATGGATGTATTGACAGAAGCGGGTCTTCCTGCAGGGGTAATCAACATGATCTTTACAGATGGTAAAGAAACTGCTGAAAAAGTATTGGCTCACCGTGATTTTGCGGGTCTTCACTTCACAGGTTCTACAAAAGTATTCCAGGGAATGTGGAAAATGATTGGTGACAATATCCACAACTATAGAACATATCCAAGAATTGTTGGAGAAACAGGTGGTAAAGACTTTGTAATTGCTCACCCATCTGCTAACGTAGAAGCTGTAGCTACTGCATTGGTAAGAGGTGCTTTTGAATATCAGGGACAAAAATGTTCTGCTGCTTCAAGAGCTTATGTACCTAAATCTCTTTGGGCTGACGTGAAAAAAGTAATGGAAACTCAGATGAACTCTATCAAAGTAGGTTCTCCGGAAGATACTTCTAACTTCGTAAACGCTGTAATTGACAAAAATTCTTTCGAGAAATGTAAAGGATATATTGACAGAGCTAATGCTTCAGGTGAAGCTACTGTTGCTATAGGTGGAAAATATGACGATTCTAAAGGATGGTTCGTACACCCAACAGTAATTGAAACCACAAATCCTCACTACGAAAGTATGGTAGAAGAGATCTTTGGCCCAATCTTGTCAATCTACGTATATGAAGATCAGAACTGGAAAGAAACTCTAAAACTGGTAGATTCTACTTCTCCTTATTCATTAACAGGTTCTGTATTCTCACAAGACCGTTATGCTATCAATGAAGCTTATAAAGCTTTGGAGAATGCTTCAGGTAACTTCTATATCAACGATAAGCCAACAGGTGCCGTAGTAGGACAACAGCCTTTCGGTGGTGGTAGAGCTTCAGGAACAAATGATAAAGCAGGTTCTAAAATGAATCTTCTAAGATGGGTTTCTGTAAGAAGCGTAAAAGAAACTTTTGTTTCTCCAAAAAATTACAAATATCCATATCTAGGGTAA
- a CDS encoding cytochrome C551 — translation MKKLLLTAVGIGIFAVSCGTKESTMSSSSRDSATVDNAQKSIPPTTTDTTTTKMTNPDSIKIKKDSAVMSPVK, via the coding sequence ATGAAAAAGTTATTGCTAACAGCCGTCGGAATAGGAATATTTGCAGTGAGCTGTGGAACCAAAGAATCGACAATGTCATCAAGCAGCCGTGATTCAGCGACAGTAGATAATGCACAAAAAAGCATACCGCCTACCACAACTGATACAACGACTACAAAAATGACAAATCCTGACAGTATCAAGATCAAAAAGGATTCTGCGGTGATGTCTCCTGTCAAATAG
- a CDS encoding AraC family transcriptional regulator — protein MSKNLLKFLFLLATAVPIFAQKKNSFDLICERTSSVTAHKDLPKAIKTADSLYMLAQKPSEKIQCLILSSELYHHAGELKKAICYSENAYSVINQINDPERMAVVTRLLARQYRQVGLYERSKKYIIKGLEASGRITDFQKSNEAAGLLNQEMAFYEMELGNYSNAIRFIESSLKYFERINSRNENRTAAASYQLLGDVYFKLNDYPVSENYYRKAESLLKVRSCTLGLVYNGLGGIRLKQKNWKDAELYLKKAEKIADTSRSLKLKKAVYSNINDYYEGTGDNFKASLYAVKYVRAYDSIEARNQSFTMKEEEIPKGKTSKKNGHMNLVKNATIIVLFTLLIGLLVFFRTKQKKQRSKFRNIIRAQLNMISSRSNHPLKQPHDSEFSNISVEEIDEKDSETDRRRNDSLMTSETESKLLELLEDFEKGDLYNNKGMSLSFLAGELNTNTKYLSYVINQHKSADFKSYINRLRIKYIVDKLINDEKYRQYKISILADECGFSSHSKFAAVFKAVTDYSPSAYIKYLDAENQSDKNIHFPEND, from the coding sequence ATGTCTAAGAATCTCCTGAAATTTTTGTTTTTGCTGGCAACAGCAGTCCCCATATTCGCTCAGAAAAAAAACAGCTTTGACCTTATCTGTGAAAGAACCTCTTCTGTTACGGCGCATAAGGATTTACCAAAGGCGATCAAGACAGCAGATTCTCTTTATATGTTGGCACAGAAGCCTTCAGAGAAAATACAATGTCTTATCCTTTCTTCAGAACTTTATCATCATGCCGGTGAGCTTAAAAAAGCTATTTGTTATAGTGAAAATGCATATTCGGTGATCAATCAGATTAACGACCCTGAACGGATGGCTGTTGTCACCAGATTACTTGCCAGACAATATAGACAGGTAGGGTTATACGAAAGATCTAAAAAATACATTATAAAAGGGCTGGAAGCTTCTGGCAGGATCACTGATTTTCAAAAAAGCAATGAAGCGGCAGGGCTTCTGAATCAGGAAATGGCTTTCTATGAAATGGAGCTGGGTAATTATTCCAATGCCATACGATTCATAGAATCTTCCCTGAAATATTTTGAAAGAATAAACAGCCGTAACGAAAACAGAACAGCTGCTGCCTCTTATCAGCTGCTGGGTGATGTTTATTTCAAACTTAATGACTATCCGGTTTCAGAAAATTATTACAGAAAAGCTGAAAGCCTGCTTAAGGTCAGGAGCTGTACACTTGGATTGGTTTATAATGGTCTGGGAGGAATTCGCCTGAAGCAGAAAAACTGGAAAGATGCCGAACTATACCTGAAAAAAGCAGAAAAAATAGCAGATACTTCCCGAAGTCTTAAGCTGAAAAAAGCAGTATACTCTAATATCAATGATTATTACGAAGGGACCGGGGATAATTTTAAAGCCTCTTTATATGCTGTAAAATATGTACGTGCCTATGATAGCATTGAAGCCCGCAATCAAAGCTTCACAATGAAAGAAGAAGAGATTCCAAAAGGGAAGACCAGCAAAAAGAACGGACATATGAATCTGGTGAAAAATGCTACCATTATTGTCCTGTTTACTTTACTGATTGGGTTACTTGTTTTCTTCAGAACAAAGCAGAAAAAACAACGTTCAAAGTTCAGAAATATCATAAGAGCCCAGTTGAATATGATCAGCAGCAGGAGCAATCATCCTTTAAAACAACCTCATGATTCTGAATTTTCCAATATATCTGTGGAAGAAATTGATGAAAAAGATTCTGAGACAGACCGAAGACGAAATGATTCTCTGATGACTTCCGAAACGGAATCAAAGCTGCTTGAACTTCTTGAAGATTTTGAGAAAGGTGATCTCTATAACAATAAAGGGATGTCTCTTTCTTTCCTTGCAGGTGAATTGAATACCAATACAAAGTATCTGTCTTATGTAATCAATCAGCATAAGAGTGCTGATTTTAAATCGTACATTAACCGTTTGAGAATCAAATATATTGTGGATAAACTGATCAATGATGAGAAGTACAGACAATATAAAATAAGCATCCTTGCGGATGAGTGCGGCTTCTCTTCGCACAGTAAATTTGCTGCAGTTTTCAAAGCAGTCACAGATTATTCTCCATCGGCCTATATCAAATATCTTGATGCTGAAAATCAATCAGATAAAAATATCCATTTTCCTGAAAATGATTAA
- a CDS encoding thioredoxin family protein codes for MKKIAILSSIFIGVLAWAQGIKFEDSNFASILAKAKKENKLVFIDAYASWCGPCKLMVKNIFPLQSVGDYYNSHFINAKIDMEKGEGIELAKKYNVKAFPTYLFIDGNGEAVHRTLGYVEEKDFIQFAKDAEDPNKRLTSLKQQFEKGEKDPEFLKNLAGLTIYNDAEFAGKVLNRYFQQKPTLDQEDVQMLLSGVQTIDSPLYKIFQDKKADIVKFFPEDKYEKFDKNIKLNTISKKAYNAETKKWDDNYFMSETQKFLSKEEADKILKRMKANRALKNKDIPEYEKLILDLYKDYSAAGSEELNSLAWNFFENVSNKTSLEKAIAWAQESVKKDQNFANTDTLANLYNKVGDKKNAKTWAEKSIELAKSTGQDSTDTEKLLKSL; via the coding sequence ATGAAAAAAATAGCAATACTTTCCTCAATCTTTATAGGAGTTCTTGCATGGGCACAGGGAATTAAATTTGAAGACAGCAATTTTGCCTCTATCCTTGCCAAAGCAAAAAAAGAAAACAAACTGGTCTTTATAGATGCATATGCTTCATGGTGTGGACCTTGTAAACTAATGGTAAAAAATATCTTCCCGCTTCAGTCTGTGGGTGACTACTATAATTCTCACTTCATCAATGCTAAAATTGATATGGAAAAGGGTGAAGGAATTGAGTTGGCTAAAAAATATAATGTAAAAGCATTCCCTACTTATCTGTTTATTGACGGAAACGGTGAAGCGGTACACAGAACTTTAGGCTATGTTGAAGAGAAAGACTTTATCCAGTTTGCCAAAGATGCTGAAGATCCGAACAAAAGATTAACTTCTTTGAAGCAGCAGTTTGAGAAAGGAGAAAAAGACCCTGAGTTCTTAAAGAATCTTGCAGGGCTTACCATTTATAACGATGCTGAGTTTGCCGGTAAAGTACTTAACCGTTATTTCCAGCAGAAACCAACTTTGGATCAGGAAGATGTTCAAATGCTTCTTTCAGGGGTTCAAACTATAGACAGCCCTTTGTACAAGATTTTTCAGGATAAAAAAGCAGATATCGTTAAATTCTTTCCGGAAGATAAGTATGAAAAGTTTGACAAAAACATCAAGCTGAATACCATCTCCAAAAAAGCATATAACGCAGAGACCAAAAAATGGGACGATAACTATTTCATGTCTGAAACTCAGAAATTTTTAAGCAAAGAGGAAGCTGACAAGATTTTAAAAAGAATGAAAGCCAACAGAGCTTTAAAGAATAAGGATATTCCTGAGTATGAAAAACTGATCCTTGATTTGTACAAGGACTATTCTGCAGCAGGTTCTGAAGAGCTGAATTCTCTTGCATGGAACTTCTTTGAAAATGTAAGCAATAAGACTTCTCTGGAAAAAGCAATTGCGTGGGCACAGGAATCTGTAAAGAAAGACCAGAATTTTGCCAATACCGATACTTTAGCGAATCTTTACAATAAGGTTGGCGATAAGAAAAATGCAAAAACATGGGCTGAAAAGTCTATTGAACTGGCAAAAAGCACAGGACAGGATTCTACTGACACTGAAAAATTATTGAAAAGCCTTTAA